From the Candidatus Spechtbacterales bacterium genome, one window contains:
- a CDS encoding ABC transporter ATP-binding protein has product MKKIGGWKIIFKYLLNYRREIIALSVLGLISALANGTVPFLVGRFLDSILSDNDLSFFSYMVPLWLFLLAIWFLVQFIASYADWRLGLGRHIFANKIFYSYLVESSARLIRMPLSFHKDTKTGESTSKIREAGIWLSQIIDSVIINLGPQFLGIVVGFGFILYIQPIATLPLAFGILLYIYFIARVNSSAGALQKQVWKENSKGYGIQHEIFTNIDAVKKFTAEKFSMWRLSKQFLDKVSGIMFRRDKLWSKISFSQSLIVIGAQLSVFIISIIYIQKGDMTLGDLIALNGYASMFFGPFATLGYNWQSMQNGIVGLQDAEKILHLPQEQYKPKDGIKASSIDGNIKFDNVNFSYKNGEKTLLKNINFKISKGEVVALVGQSGVGKSTLVDLVGGFYFPVKGEVLIDGNSTKKLDLEFLRSQIAYVPQEVLLFNDTIMQNLKFANPIASKKEIINAAEEAKAHEFIEKFPKKYQSKVGERGVKLSVGQKQRIAIARAILRDPKILILDEPTSALDAKTEYQLTQSLEKLMQGRTTIIIAHRLSTVRRANKIIVLKEGEVVETGSHEELIKIPDGVYKELYELQKID; this is encoded by the coding sequence ATGAAAAAAATTGGCGGGTGGAAAATCATTTTTAAATATTTACTTAATTATAGGCGTGAGATAATAGCTCTTTCTGTTTTAGGGTTAATCTCTGCTTTGGCAAATGGTACCGTTCCTTTTTTGGTAGGGCGTTTTTTAGATTCAATTTTAAGCGACAATGATCTATCCTTTTTTAGCTATATGGTACCTCTTTGGCTATTTTTATTAGCAATTTGGTTTTTAGTACAATTTATTGCAAGTTATGCAGACTGGCGACTTGGCTTAGGGCGACATATATTTGCCAACAAAATTTTTTATTCATACCTGGTAGAGAGCTCGGCACGTTTAATACGCATGCCCCTATCTTTTCACAAAGATACAAAGACCGGAGAATCTACTTCTAAAATTCGAGAGGCAGGTATATGGCTATCTCAAATAATAGATAGTGTAATAATTAATCTTGGTCCACAGTTCTTAGGTATTGTTGTAGGTTTCGGCTTTATATTGTATATCCAACCAATAGCTACACTGCCTTTAGCTTTTGGGATATTGCTTTATATCTATTTTATCGCGCGCGTAAACAGTTCTGCCGGTGCACTACAAAAACAGGTCTGGAAGGAAAACAGCAAAGGATATGGCATTCAGCATGAAATATTTACAAACATTGATGCTGTTAAAAAATTTACAGCTGAAAAGTTTAGTATGTGGCGCTTATCAAAACAATTTTTAGACAAAGTTTCCGGTATAATGTTTCGCAGAGATAAATTGTGGAGTAAGATAAGTTTTTCTCAGAGCCTAATAGTGATAGGCGCGCAACTTTCAGTTTTTATAATATCTATCATTTATATACAAAAAGGGGACATGACTCTGGGAGACTTAATTGCGTTAAATGGTTATGCGTCTATGTTTTTTGGGCCTTTTGCCACGCTTGGATATAATTGGCAAAGTATGCAAAATGGAATTGTCGGCCTGCAGGATGCTGAAAAAATATTACATTTGCCACAGGAACAATATAAACCTAAGGATGGTATAAAAGCAAGTTCCATAGATGGAAATATAAAGTTTGATAATGTTAATTTTTCATATAAAAATGGTGAAAAAACTTTACTTAAAAATATAAATTTCAAAATTAGTAAAGGTGAAGTCGTGGCCTTGGTTGGGCAATCGGGCGTGGGTAAAAGTACACTTGTAGATCTTGTGGGTGGTTTTTATTTCCCGGTAAAGGGAGAGGTATTAATAGATGGAAATAGTACTAAAAAGTTAGATTTAGAGTTTTTGCGCAGCCAGATAGCCTATGTTCCTCAAGAGGTCTTGTTGTTCAATGATACAATCATGCAAAATCTTAAATTTGCAAATCCAATAGCTTCAAAGAAAGAAATTATAAATGCAGCAGAGGAAGCAAAAGCCCATGAATTTATAGAAAAGTTTCCAAAAAAATACCAAAGCAAGGTTGGGGAACGCGGGGTCAAGCTTTCTGTAGGGCAGAAACAAAGAATAGCAATTGCTAGGGCTATTTTGCGTGATCCCAAGATTTTAATTTTAGATGAGCCAACCAGCGCGTTAGATGCAAAAACTGAATATCAGCTAACACAGTCTCTTGAAAAATTAATGCAAGGCAGAACAACTATAATTATAGCTCATCGATTAAGCACTGTACGCCGAGCAAATAAAATCATTGTTCTTAAAGAGGGGGAAGTAGTAGAAACCGGTTCTCATGAGGAACTTATAAAAATTCCAGACGGTGTGTATAAGGAATTGTATGAATTGCAAAAAATTGATTGA
- a CDS encoding DUF6624 domain-containing protein — MKRFEYSKIEKERFDALAIEILDMAKKDQELRLSGNEKDNEDAEWRQEYRNLDATNTKRLKEIIGEIGWPVISKVGEEASHAAWLLVQHARDENLNIDIGFQKQALELMKEAQEGDVDKSNIAYLEDRILISQDKHQLYGTQQELKDGKWTPMQTADIEKVNERRKEMGMPPVEEATEKLNESPKSSLK, encoded by the coding sequence ATGAAAAGATTTGAATACAGCAAAATAGAAAAAGAACGATTTGATGCTCTTGCTATCGAGATTTTGGATATGGCGAAAAAAGACCAGGAACTGCGTCTTTCAGGAAATGAAAAAGATAACGAAGATGCTGAGTGGCGCCAGGAATACAGAAATCTGGATGCGACCAATACAAAGCGCTTGAAAGAGATTATAGGAGAGATAGGCTGGCCTGTAATTTCTAAAGTGGGTGAGGAGGCATCGCACGCCGCATGGCTTTTGGTGCAACATGCAAGAGATGAAAATTTAAATATAGATATAGGGTTTCAGAAGCAGGCACTGGAATTGATGAAAGAAGCGCAGGAGGGCGATGTAGATAAATCAAATATTGCGTATTTGGAAGACAGGATATTAATTAGCCAGGACAAGCATCAGCTTTATGGTACTCAACAGGAGCTAAAAGACGGTAAGTGGACTCCCATGCAAACCGCTGACATAGAAAAAGTAAACGAGCGCAGAAAAGAAATGGGCATGCCCCCAGTGGAGGAAGCCACAGAAAAATTGAACGAAAGCCCAAAGAGCAGCCTGAAATAA
- a CDS encoding helix-turn-helix transcriptional regulator, with the protein MNNTTKTNYDKYLEKQMRDSEFRKAYEEELRRLRFAHKVMQLRKEEKLSQKEFAEKINTTQSVVSRIEHGSQNITVDYLERIANIFGRELVVDFEKRKKQKLKS; encoded by the coding sequence ATGAACAATACAACCAAAACTAATTACGATAAATATCTGGAAAAACAAATGCGGGACTCTGAGTTTCGCAAAGCGTATGAAGAAGAGCTCAGGCGCCTTAGGTTTGCGCACAAGGTGATGCAGTTAAGAAAAGAAGAAAAACTCTCACAAAAAGAGTTCGCAGAAAAAATAAATACAACCCAGAGCGTAGTCAGTAGAATAGAGCATGGTAGCCAGAATATCACAGTGGATTATTTAGAAAGAATAGCTAATATTTTTGGTAGAGAGTTGGTGGTTGATTTTGAAAAAAGAAAAAAGCAAAAACTGAAGAGTTAA
- a CDS encoding TIGR00730 family Rossman fold protein translates to MMEENTKNMKRPRINELLTEEAERVGRITEEFERGFEFLRNYEKAATIFGSARSESKEEYYQKARKLAQLLAKDGFAVITGGGPGIMEAANLGAVEAGGRSVGINIELDGQHPTERRNKHVKEGESFHYFFSRKVMLAFASEVYFYLPGGFGTLDEFFEILTLVQTGKMSPVPIILVHRDFWEPFLDFIDKTLRDKYATVNSENTSLYHLVDTPQEAFDLAKELMKEYGLE, encoded by the coding sequence ATGATGGAAGAAAATACAAAAAATATGAAAAGACCCAGAATAAACGAGCTTCTTACCGAAGAAGCTGAGCGCGTGGGACGCATAACAGAAGAATTTGAAAGAGGCTTTGAATTTTTAAGAAATTACGAAAAGGCGGCAACTATTTTTGGCTCGGCGCGGAGCGAATCAAAAGAGGAGTATTACCAAAAAGCAAGAAAGCTTGCACAGCTTCTCGCGAAAGATGGTTTTGCTGTAATCACAGGAGGGGGCCCGGGAATAATGGAGGCGGCAAATCTTGGCGCGGTTGAAGCGGGCGGCAGGTCTGTTGGTATAAACATAGAGCTTGATGGGCAACACCCAACAGAGCGCAGAAATAAACATGTTAAAGAGGGGGAGTCTTTCCATTATTTTTTCTCTCGCAAGGTTATGCTTGCATTCGCATCTGAGGTTTACTTTTATTTGCCCGGAGGTTTTGGCACGTTGGATGAATTTTTTGAAATACTAACTCTTGTGCAAACAGGTAAGATGAGTCCTGTACCTATTATTTTAGTGCATAGAGATTTCTGGGAGCCGTTTTTGGATTTTATAGACAAAACACTGCGTGATAAATACGCGACTGTTAATAGTGAAAATACATCTCTTTACCATCTTGTAGATACTCCGCAGGAGGCGTTTGATCTTGCAAAAGAGCTTATGAAAGAGTACGGCCTTGAATAA
- a CDS encoding DUF2188 domain-containing protein produces MSVKWKKLPKKDTLQIRSYEAALRRGRKSQHVIHADSGWAVKRAGATRPSKVFDKKTNAVNYAKNVSKKNRTDLYIHDKNGRIQKSHSY; encoded by the coding sequence ATGAGTGTTAAGTGGAAAAAATTACCAAAAAAAGATACACTACAGATTCGCTCTTACGAAGCGGCTCTTCGTCGTGGTAGAAAAAGCCAGCATGTGATTCACGCAGATAGTGGTTGGGCAGTAAAAAGAGCCGGAGCTACCAGACCGTCTAAGGTTTTTGATAAAAAAACTAATGCTGTTAATTATGCAAAGAATGTTTCCAAAAAAAATCGTACAGACCTATATATTCACGATAAAAACGGCAGAATACAGAAGAGTCATTCTTACTAA
- a CDS encoding helix-turn-helix domain-containing protein: MIKKNNNNLTIGEAADFLGVSIDTLRRWDKSGKLKAQKSVGGHRYYPKEQLERFVADIFAVARIWAESSTSSEIPDEQYCQTYDIFTGRLGRMASALEQNSDIEDIIPLIIAVVGEIGNNSFDHNFGNWPDVPGIFFDYNMDKRIIVLADRGQGIRATLLRVRPEIKNDIEALTIAFTERVSGRSPEQRGNGLKFVREVATENPMGVALQSGTAVAEIAKNNGQLKINLAQRNLVGTLTKIEY; the protein is encoded by the coding sequence ATGATAAAGAAAAATAATAACAACTTAACTATAGGAGAAGCAGCTGATTTTTTGGGTGTTTCTATTGATACCTTAAGGCGTTGGGATAAGTCAGGCAAACTAAAAGCCCAAAAAAGCGTTGGTGGGCATCGCTATTATCCAAAAGAACAGTTGGAGCGTTTTGTTGCGGATATTTTTGCGGTTGCGCGCATATGGGCTGAAAGCTCCACGTCTTCTGAAATTCCAGACGAACAGTACTGTCAAACATATGATATATTTACAGGCAGGCTTGGTAGAATGGCGTCGGCTCTTGAGCAGAATAGCGACATAGAAGATATTATACCGCTAATTATTGCTGTGGTTGGTGAGATAGGAAATAATTCTTTTGACCACAATTTTGGCAACTGGCCCGATGTTCCGGGAATTTTCTTTGATTATAATATGGATAAGCGCATAATAGTGCTTGCAGACAGGGGGCAAGGAATTCGTGCCACCCTTTTAAGAGTGCGCCCTGAAATAAAAAATGATATAGAAGCGCTGACGATAGCGTTTACAGAGCGTGTTTCAGGCAGGTCTCCTGAACAAAGAGGAAACGGTCTTAAATTTGTTCGCGAAGTGGCAACAGAAAATCCTATGGGTGTGGCGCTACAATCAGGCACAGCGGTGGCTGAGATAGCTAAAAATAATGGACAGTTAAAAATTAACCTTGCACAGAGAAATCTTGTAGGAACGCTAACAAAGATAGAGTATTGA
- a CDS encoding SelB C-terminal domain-containing protein, which yields MNYIYISIIILLAVVLLVPKSREKAIGICKAALGQSRKKEERKNKILELLSERGEMTNSDIREATGISRRSIVNYINELEKEGKVEQVGDAGRSVKYRVK from the coding sequence ATGAACTACATTTACATCTCAATAATAATACTCCTCGCGGTTGTTTTGCTTGTTCCAAAAAGCAGGGAAAAGGCCATTGGCATATGTAAGGCGGCGCTCGGGCAAAGCAGGAAAAAGGAAGAGAGGAAAAATAAGATATTGGAACTGCTTTCTGAAAGGGGGGAGATGACTAATTCCGACATTCGTGAAGCAACAGGCATTTCGCGCAGATCTATTGTAAACTACATCAACGAACTTGAAAAAGAAGGGAAGGTGGAACAAGTTGGAGACGCCGGAAGAAGTGTAAAATACCGCGTAAAATAA
- a CDS encoding cation:proton antiporter, whose amino-acid sequence MPQFLPFFVILLAALFFSEIFYRLHLPWVVALVVGGIIIGPYVLDIFTPDVTMSFIAEVGLVFLMFMAGMEIRLSTLKDIKWDVAKMSFFNGVIPFFVGFGIGLLLDFSMLPSLLLGTIFISSSIAVVVPSLESAGLMETRLGQTIVASTMVEDILSLILLSIFLQATNPVTSLSLPVLYVLLFSTLVFMRWALPKIRWFFYSLSSQKKGIFEWEFQEIFVILLGTVIIFQFLGLHPIIAGFFAGLVLSESIKSDALKGKLRAISYGFFIPVFFVVTGASTNIGVFAEVDKALMFTVIIVLSSIGIKFLTGWIGARVNGFGPTEGMLVGGATIPQLSTTLAVVTAAYAIGILKEELVTAMIILSLITTLIGPIIVRMSKNRLDKIKPVSPEVKIPEQSPASV is encoded by the coding sequence GTGCCTCAATTTTTACCATTTTTTGTTATACTTTTAGCTGCTCTGTTTTTTTCAGAGATATTTTACAGGTTACACCTTCCTTGGGTGGTGGCTTTGGTTGTGGGAGGAATTATTATAGGTCCGTATGTTTTGGATATATTTACTCCTGACGTGACCATGAGCTTTATTGCTGAGGTGGGCCTTGTTTTTTTGATGTTCATGGCCGGGATGGAGATACGCCTCTCTACCCTTAAAGATATTAAGTGGGATGTTGCAAAGATGTCTTTTTTTAACGGGGTAATCCCTTTCTTTGTGGGTTTTGGCATAGGACTGCTTCTTGATTTTTCTATGTTACCGTCTCTTCTTTTGGGTACTATTTTTATCTCCTCTTCTATCGCCGTTGTTGTGCCTTCTTTGGAGTCCGCGGGTCTTATGGAGACCAGACTGGGACAGACCATTGTTGCTTCAACCATGGTGGAAGATATTTTAAGCCTTATACTTCTTTCTATATTTTTACAGGCAACAAATCCGGTAACATCTCTGTCCTTACCCGTGCTTTATGTGTTGCTTTTTAGCACCCTTGTCTTTATGCGTTGGGCTTTGCCTAAAATACGCTGGTTTTTTTACTCTCTTAGCTCTCAGAAAAAGGGAATATTTGAGTGGGAGTTTCAGGAGATATTCGTTATTTTACTGGGTACTGTTATAATTTTTCAATTTTTGGGACTGCACCCCATAATTGCCGGGTTCTTTGCGGGACTGGTACTTTCCGAATCTATTAAAAGCGATGCTCTTAAAGGAAAGTTGCGTGCTATAAGTTACGGATTCTTTATACCTGTATTTTTTGTTGTGACCGGAGCATCTACTAATATAGGTGTTTTCGCTGAAGTAGATAAGGCGCTTATGTTTACCGTTATTATTGTTTTGAGCTCTATAGGCATTAAGTTTTTGACAGGATGGATAGGCGCTCGTGTAAACGGATTCGGCCCCACAGAGGGAATGTTGGTGGGAGGCGCAACTATTCCCCAGTTGTCTACCACCTTGGCGGTTGTAACTGCAGCGTATGCCATAGGTATTTTAAAAGAAGAGCTTGTAACCGCGATGATTATACTTAGTCTTATCACCACCCTTATAGGTCCGATAATTGTTAGAATGTCTAAAAACCGTCTGGATAAAATAAAGCCCGTTTCACCGGAAGTTAAAATACCTGAACAGTCTCCCGCGTCTGTTTAG
- a CDS encoding type II toxin-antitoxin system RelE/ParE family toxin translates to MSEYKVYFYRKSNNKKVPVKEYLEKLSKGEQAKIASYIQLLRENEGYLEEPYSRHLKDGIRELRPKNDRVLYVLVKGKKIILLHAFRKTTQKTPSGEIEKAEEYFQDYKTHPKFTLESYK, encoded by the coding sequence ATGTCAGAATATAAAGTATATTTTTACAGAAAAAGTAATAACAAGAAAGTTCCAGTTAAAGAATATTTAGAAAAGTTATCTAAAGGTGAACAGGCGAAAATAGCTTCTTACATACAGTTACTGCGAGAGAACGAAGGATACTTAGAAGAACCCTATTCAAGACATTTGAAAGATGGAATCAGGGAGTTGAGACCCAAGAATGATAGAGTTCTATATGTACTTGTAAAAGGAAAAAAGATTATTTTATTGCATGCTTTTAGGAAAACTACACAAAAAACTCCTTCTGGAGAAATAGAAAAGGCAGAGGAGTACTTTCAGGACTATAAAACTCATCCCAAATTTACTCTTGAAAGTTATAAATAA
- a CDS encoding low molecular weight phosphatase family protein gives MKKILFACTENKKRSQMAEAIFNHLAKNSKAESAGTAPANSVDPMVGEILAERGISFEPHAPKKITDEMLESADYIVSFGCLVPSMFPKDKFEEWVVADSKTPEEYRQARDDIFEKIEQFIALHNF, from the coding sequence ATGAAAAAAATTCTCTTTGCCTGTACAGAAAACAAAAAGCGAAGCCAGATGGCTGAGGCGATTTTTAATCATCTTGCCAAGAACTCAAAAGCCGAGAGTGCGGGCACGGCGCCGGCCAATTCTGTTGACCCAATGGTTGGCGAGATTCTCGCCGAGCGCGGAATATCTTTTGAGCCGCATGCTCCAAAAAAGATTACCGATGAAATGCTTGAGAGCGCGGACTACATTGTATCTTTTGGATGTTTAGTGCCTTCAATGTTTCCCAAAGACAAGTTTGAAGAATGGGTTGTCGCCGATTCCAAAACACCGGAGGAATACCGCCAGGCAAGAGATGATATTTTTGAAAAGATAGAACAATTCATCGCCCTGCACAATTTTTAA
- a CDS encoding CAP domain-containing protein yields the protein MEKKHKILWSVIGAAAVILFLLQQFSPASEQIKDFERRIGDFFINSLNEKIITPEPLRGPLGQNSSSLTRSGIIEWTNRQRIGEGLPPFAESEKLSAAAALKAQDMLDRQYFAHEAPTGEGVGDLAKVVGYEYIVIGENLALGNFINDEALVQAWMDSPGHRENIVKSSYTQIGVGLSRGEFEGNEVWVAVQHFGRPRSECPEPDENILSKINANKERMKELESEIEKKRQELDAMNPKRGPLYNAKVREYNELVEEYNGLVNETKELSDQYNLQVREFNECASG from the coding sequence ATGGAAAAGAAACATAAAATTTTATGGAGTGTAATAGGCGCGGCTGCCGTGATACTTTTTTTGTTGCAGCAGTTTTCTCCCGCGTCTGAGCAGATAAAAGATTTTGAAAGACGCATTGGCGACTTTTTTATAAACAGTTTGAATGAAAAAATTATAACCCCTGAGCCCTTGCGCGGACCCTTGGGACAGAACTCATCATCCCTTACCCGTTCCGGTATAATTGAGTGGACAAACAGGCAAAGAATTGGAGAGGGTCTTCCCCCTTTTGCTGAAAGTGAAAAATTGAGTGCCGCCGCGGCCTTAAAAGCCCAGGACATGTTAGACAGGCAATATTTTGCCCATGAAGCGCCGACGGGTGAGGGTGTGGGAGATCTGGCAAAGGTTGTGGGATATGAATATATAGTTATTGGGGAAAACTTGGCTCTCGGTAATTTTATAAATGATGAGGCGCTTGTACAGGCATGGATGGATAGTCCCGGACATCGCGAGAACATAGTTAAAAGCTCCTATACTCAGATAGGGGTAGGATTGAGTCGCGGTGAATTTGAAGGCAACGAGGTTTGGGTTGCGGTGCAACACTTTGGAAGGCCCCGAAGCGAATGTCCCGAACCGGATGAAAACATATTATCCAAAATTAATGCCAACAAAGAAAGAATGAAGGAGTTGGAATCCGAAATTGAAAAAAAGAGGCAGGAGCTTGATGCCATGAATCCCAAACGAGGCCCTTTGTATAACGCGAAAGTCCGTGAGTATAACGAACTGGTGGAGGAGTATAATGGTTTGGTGAACGAAACAAAAGAGTTGTCGGACCAGTACAACTTACAAGTTCGGGAATTTAATGAGTGTGCCAGTGGATAA
- a CDS encoding MFS transporter: protein MSNIETKEKRGRMILLATILASGMSFLASTTVSIALPAIQSAFNASINNIQWILNSYVLALAVLILVSGSLGDHFGRKKIFLYGIAVFTVGSLFSALAQSVQQLIAFQALQGVGAAMMVPGSLAIINVCFVEKERGKAIGLWAGVSGAMAAIGPLAAGWLLDVFSWPSVFWLNVPIGFLVFFIAKRHAPESYNTEARNIDWFGALLVAVSLLSLSYALIQGSVHGWGDQRIVLSFTAALLALIFFIFVEKTVAEPLVPLGIFKNPLVLGANAATFMLYFALSGTIIFLALNLQQIQGYSPFETGLALLPPVTIIALFSGWAGSLADRIGPRMQMIVGPLVVAMGMTYLAFSGTNASYFTNFFPGLVLFGAGMAFTIAPLTKSALEVEENFSGVASGVNNAVSRVASLMAVAVLGAVMLAFFGSNISDRVEGLPIVSEQKEIILNQRDKLGGISIPESFNSFSQKHIRSAIEESFAEGFKWVMAINAILAFTAAAISFFEIHNPVDIEYRKRREEVK from the coding sequence ATGTCTAATATAGAAACAAAAGAAAAAAGGGGCAGAATGATACTTTTGGCAACGATTTTGGCAAGTGGTATGAGCTTTCTTGCCTCTACCACGGTAAGCATAGCCCTGCCTGCAATACAGAGCGCTTTTAACGCGTCTATCAATAATATACAGTGGATATTGAATTCGTATGTTTTGGCTTTAGCTGTGTTAATTCTTGTAAGCGGTTCTCTCGGCGACCATTTTGGCAGAAAAAAGATATTTTTGTATGGTATCGCAGTATTTACTGTGGGATCTCTTTTTTCGGCATTAGCCCAAAGCGTGCAGCAGTTGATTGCATTTCAGGCGTTGCAAGGGGTGGGGGCGGCAATGATGGTTCCGGGTTCTCTTGCGATAATCAACGTTTGTTTTGTAGAAAAGGAGCGCGGAAAAGCAATAGGTCTTTGGGCGGGAGTTTCGGGTGCTATGGCTGCTATTGGTCCTCTTGCTGCAGGCTGGCTTCTGGATGTTTTTAGTTGGCCAAGTGTTTTTTGGCTTAATGTTCCCATTGGTTTTTTGGTATTTTTTATTGCCAAGCGCCATGCCCCTGAAAGCTATAATACAGAAGCCCGCAACATAGACTGGTTTGGGGCTTTATTGGTTGCGGTTTCGCTTTTGTCTCTCTCATACGCGCTTATACAGGGCTCGGTTCATGGCTGGGGAGACCAGAGAATAGTGCTTAGTTTTACAGCTGCTCTGCTTGCCCTTATATTTTTTATATTTGTAGAAAAAACAGTAGCGGAACCTCTTGTGCCTCTTGGTATATTTAAAAACCCTCTGGTTTTAGGAGCTAATGCCGCAACATTTATGCTGTATTTTGCTTTAAGCGGCACCATTATATTTTTAGCTTTGAATTTGCAACAAATACAGGGTTATTCTCCTTTTGAAACAGGATTGGCACTTTTACCCCCTGTTACTATTATTGCGCTTTTTTCCGGATGGGCAGGGTCTTTAGCTGATAGAATAGGTCCGCGCATGCAGATGATAGTGGGTCCCCTTGTCGTAGCTATGGGTATGACGTATCTTGCGTTTTCAGGAACGAACGCTTCATATTTTACCAACTTTTTTCCGGGTCTTGTTCTGTTTGGAGCCGGAATGGCATTTACCATTGCCCCGCTTACCAAAAGCGCGCTTGAGGTTGAGGAGAATTTTTCCGGAGTTGCTTCCGGCGTAAATAATGCGGTTTCAAGAGTGGCGTCTTTAATGGCCGTAGCTGTATTGGGAGCTGTTATGCTTGCTTTTTTTGGCAGTAATATTTCTGACAGGGTAGAGGGTCTTCCTATTGTTTCGGAGCAGAAGGAAATAATTTTAAACCAGCGGGATAAACTTGGCGGAATTAGCATACCTGAGTCGTTTAACTCTTTTTCACAAAAACACATTCGCTCAGCCATAGAAGAATCTTTTGCGGAGGGCTTTAAGTGGGTTATGGCTATAAACGCGATACTTGCTTTTACTGCCGCCGCGATATCATTTTTTGAAATACATAATCCCGTTGATATTGAATATAGAAAAAGGCGGGAAGAGGTAAAGTAA
- a CDS encoding STAS-like domain-containing protein, producing the protein MKIELKKFGKILTSRPAGKEAFAAIRPLLDADADIVEIDFDDIISIGPSWADEFFGALKEMYGAEKIKYLPSDNKSVVETLKIIEGDI; encoded by the coding sequence ATGAAAATAGAGCTTAAAAAATTCGGAAAAATATTAACTTCACGTCCGGCCGGCAAAGAGGCCTTTGCCGCAATACGCCCCTTACTTGATGCGGACGCGGATATTGTAGAAATAGATTTTGACGACATTATTTCAATTGGTCCTTCTTGGGCGGATGAGTTTTTCGGCGCGCTAAAAGAAATGTATGGCGCTGAGAAAATAAAATATCTGCCAAGCGATAATAAATCTGTTGTAGAAACTTTAAAGATTATTGAAGGGGATATATAA